One Mycoavidus sp. HKI genomic region harbors:
- a CDS encoding sodium:proton antiporter — protein MIDISSSAPVLSGEWSIPFAGMLLSIAFLPLLTPVLWHRHFGKVAAFWTLAFIVPYAAIFGVRAASQSVVHALVAEYIPFIILLAALYTVAGGICVRGNLHGSPRMNTALLALGTALASFMGTTGAAMLLIRPLLRANDNRRHVAHIVIFFIFLVANVGGSLTPLGDPPLFLGFLNGVGFFWTTAHLIKPMLFVTLLLLVLFYLLERYYFYQREEERSLFLDPTPDSASLSIDGKINFILLALMLGLVFMSGVWKPGITFNLLGTPVALQNLLRDALLLMVILASLRYTPKSARVGNAFVWAPITEVAKLFASIFVTIAPVIAILRAGQTGAFGFVTRLVNDEQGQAMNAMYFWVTGLLSSFLDNAPTYLVLFNTAGGDAAHLMQEGASTLAAISAGAVFMGAYTYIGNAPNFMIKSIAQSSGVRMPSFLGYMVWSGAVLTPIFALTTLLFFC, from the coding sequence ATGATTGATATTTCATCCTCTGCGCCCGTATTGTCTGGTGAGTGGAGCATACCGTTTGCCGGTATGCTCCTGTCGATTGCATTTTTGCCACTCCTCACCCCCGTTTTGTGGCACCGGCATTTTGGTAAAGTTGCTGCATTTTGGACCCTGGCATTTATTGTGCCTTATGCAGCTATATTTGGCGTACGCGCGGCCAGTCAGAGTGTCGTGCATGCCCTGGTTGCCGAATATATACCTTTTATTATATTGCTAGCGGCCCTTTATACCGTGGCTGGTGGTATTTGTGTGCGTGGTAATTTACACGGCTCACCGCGGATGAATACAGCGCTCCTGGCGCTTGGTACCGCGCTGGCTAGCTTTATGGGCACTACGGGGGCCGCGATGCTGTTGATTCGCCCCTTGCTGCGCGCTAACGATAATCGCCGGCATGTTGCGCACATTGTCATATTTTTTATATTCTTGGTCGCTAATGTGGGAGGCTCGCTCACGCCGCTTGGTGATCCGCCATTGTTCCTTGGTTTTCTGAATGGCGTCGGTTTTTTTTGGACGACGGCCCATCTCATTAAACCCATGTTGTTTGTCACCCTTTTATTGTTGGTGTTGTTCTACTTGCTTGAGCGGTATTACTTCTACCAGCGTGAAGAAGAGCGCTCGCTTTTTCTGGACCCGACACCTGATTCAGCTTCGCTTTCAATCGATGGCAAAATTAATTTTATATTGCTTGCGTTGATGCTTGGGCTGGTATTCATGAGCGGTGTTTGGAAGCCTGGTATCACTTTTAACCTCTTGGGTACGCCGGTTGCATTGCAAAATCTATTGCGTGATGCACTTTTGCTGATGGTGATTTTAGCTTCCTTGCGCTATACCCCAAAGTCAGCACGCGTGGGTAATGCCTTTGTGTGGGCGCCTATTACGGAAGTCGCAAAACTTTTTGCGAGCATATTTGTGACGATTGCACCGGTTATTGCGATTTTGCGCGCGGGTCAGACGGGTGCATTTGGTTTTGTCACGCGGCTGGTCAACGATGAGCAGGGACAGGCTATGAATGCAATGTACTTTTGGGTCACTGGGCTGCTGTCGTCTTTTCTTGATAATGCACCGACTTACTTGGTGCTATTTAATACGGCCGGCGGCGACGCCGCTCATCTGATGCAGGAAGGGGCCTCAACCTTAGCGGCCATTTCCGCCGGTGCAGTTTTTATGGGGGCGTATACCTATATTGGCAATGCCCCAAACTTTATGATCAAATCAATCGCTCAATCATCTGGCGTGCGCATGCCAAGCTTTTTAGGTTATATGGTTTGGTCAGGTGCTGTGCTGACGCCCATTTTTGCTCTAACGACATTACTTTTTTTCTGTTGA
- a CDS encoding DNA recombination protein RmuC, giving the protein MLFMRLSIRAQLIALRTRLDDIYNAQSHASECLERELRSDVTETARMTRVELNTGLAQFQQSLSAQLTSIATLQNNQIDSFGQQLAKLTASNTTQLEAMRYSVQQQAQQAREEQGVALKRFSDTLNQQLSQLSEENSRRITEMRATLEQKLKDIETNNALKLDEMRHVVDEKLHATLEQRLGESFKLVGEQLEQVYRGLGEMQTLATGVGDLKKVLTNVKTRGTWGEVQLGALLEQVLTPEQYAKNVVTVPGSSEHVEFALRLPGRYDNVADASGLTTPVWLPIDAKFPRADYERLIDAQEFADPVALEEASRALDVCVRQAARTIAQKYLAPPHTTDFGILFLPTEGLYAEVLRRPGLSDALQRDYRITVAGPTTLTALLNSLQMGFRTLAIEKRSSEVWRVLGAVKTEFMKFGEVLAKTKSQLETVTRSIEAAETRTRVMHKQLRTVEALPSESAAQLLMDTE; this is encoded by the coding sequence ATGCTTTTTATGCGGCTCAGCATACGTGCTCAGTTGATCGCATTGCGCACGCGGCTGGACGATATATATAATGCACAATCCCATGCTAGTGAGTGCCTTGAGCGCGAATTACGTAGCGATGTGACTGAAACTGCACGCATGACGCGCGTAGAGTTAAATACGGGACTCGCTCAATTCCAGCAAAGTTTGTCTGCACAGTTGACCAGTATTGCTACCTTGCAAAACAATCAAATCGATTCTTTTGGGCAACAGCTCGCAAAGCTGACCGCGAGCAATACCACTCAGCTTGAAGCCATGCGATACAGCGTGCAGCAACAGGCCCAGCAGGCGCGTGAGGAACAAGGCGTAGCTCTTAAACGCTTTAGCGATACGCTTAATCAGCAGTTGTCACAACTCTCTGAAGAAAATAGCCGCCGCATCACCGAAATGCGCGCCACGCTTGAGCAAAAATTAAAAGATATCGAAACAAATAACGCGTTAAAGCTTGATGAAATGCGTCATGTGGTTGATGAAAAATTACACGCTACCCTTGAGCAGCGGTTAGGCGAGTCGTTCAAGCTGGTTGGCGAACAGCTTGAACAAGTGTATCGCGGGCTTGGTGAAATGCAAACGCTTGCAACCGGCGTTGGCGATCTGAAAAAAGTTCTGACCAATGTGAAAACACGCGGTACTTGGGGTGAAGTGCAGCTTGGCGCATTGCTTGAGCAGGTATTAACTCCTGAGCAATATGCTAAGAATGTGGTCACGGTGCCTGGTAGCAGTGAGCACGTGGAGTTTGCGCTACGCTTACCTGGCCGTTACGATAACGTAGCGGATGCGAGCGGTCTGACTACGCCGGTTTGGTTGCCGATTGATGCAAAATTTCCTCGTGCCGATTATGAGCGTTTAATCGATGCTCAAGAGTTCGCAGATCCGGTGGCACTTGAAGAAGCATCGCGCGCATTGGATGTATGCGTGCGCCAAGCGGCGCGAACGATTGCGCAAAAATACCTTGCGCCACCGCATACAACTGATTTTGGCATACTTTTTCTGCCGACAGAAGGACTCTATGCGGAAGTGCTGCGCCGTCCAGGGCTAAGCGATGCTTTACAGCGCGACTACCGGATCACTGTTGCGGGGCCTACTACCTTGACGGCATTACTGAACAGCTTGCAAATGGGGTTTCGTACCTTGGCCATAGAAAAGCGTTCGAGTGAGGTGTGGCGAGTGTTGGGGGCAGTGAAAACTGAATTTATGAAGTTTGGCGAAGTTTTGGCCAAGACGAAGTCACAATTAGAAACGGTCACGCGTTCAATTGAGGCGGCTGAAACACGTACCCGTGTTATGCATAAACAGCTACGTACGGTTGAGGCGCTACCGAGCGAGTCTGCGGCTCAGTTGTTGATGGACACTGAGTAA
- a CDS encoding DUF3566 domain-containing protein yields MKKQISYIAPGQAAKALILIYLTFSVPIVLLGAVIAYMRYGVFEISTLLSALLINAAVGFVLLWLACQIYNWVSSYVGGIEITLDDISA; encoded by the coding sequence ATGAAAAAGCAAATCTCCTATATTGCACCGGGCCAAGCTGCAAAAGCTTTGATCCTGATTTACTTGACTTTCTCGGTACCGATTGTCTTATTGGGCGCGGTAATAGCTTACATGCGCTATGGCGTATTTGAAATAAGTACGCTCCTTAGCGCACTATTAATCAATGCTGCCGTTGGTTTTGTGCTCTTATGGCTCGCGTGCCAAATCTATAACTGGGTATCCTCGTATGTTGGCGGCATTGAGATCACGCTGGATGACATCAGTGCCTAA
- the prmC gene encoding peptide chain release factor N(5)-glutamine methyltransferase, which produces MPPKIPPATTPGQLLRASPLDAIDARVLLAHVLGWQRTELITRASQRLLVDQVVAFHALEERRIAGEPIAQLIEQREFFGLNFRITPAVLIPRPETELLVELALAAIASIDAPRVLDLGTGSGAIAIAIAHQRPDAIITATDRSDAALTIAQWNAHHLLPVDRPGGPLHFAAGDWYKALPQHERFNVIVSNPPYIAAHDPHLTQGDLRFEPRQALTDQANGLTALHTIIAQASAWLTNDGMLWLEHGYDQAAAIRIQLIAHGFSTVRSVRDLAQIERASGGLKA; this is translated from the coding sequence ATGCCGCCCAAAATCCCGCCGGCAACCACCCCAGGCCAACTCCTACGCGCGTCGCCGCTTGATGCGATTGATGCACGTGTCCTGTTGGCTCACGTGCTTGGCTGGCAACGCACTGAACTGATCACGCGGGCCTCTCAGAGACTGCTAGTGGACCAAGTGGTGGCCTTTCATGCACTTGAAGAACGCCGCATCGCCGGCGAACCTATCGCACAGCTCATTGAGCAGCGGGAATTCTTTGGATTGAACTTTCGCATCACCCCGGCGGTGCTTATTCCACGCCCAGAAACAGAATTACTGGTTGAGTTAGCCCTGGCCGCGATTGCATCAATCGATGCGCCACGGGTGCTCGATTTAGGTACCGGCAGCGGCGCGATTGCGATTGCCATTGCGCACCAACGGCCTGATGCGATCATCACGGCCACGGACCGCTCAGACGCAGCGCTGACCATTGCCCAATGGAATGCCCACCACCTATTGCCCGTTGACCGGCCGGGCGGCCCTCTCCATTTTGCAGCTGGCGACTGGTATAAAGCGCTGCCACAGCATGAGCGTTTTAATGTTATTGTCAGCAATCCTCCCTATATCGCCGCTCACGACCCACATTTAACCCAAGGCGATCTACGCTTTGAACCTCGACAGGCCCTGACCGATCAAGCAAACGGCCTCACCGCCCTGCACACAATCATCGCCCAAGCCAGCGCCTGGCTTACAAACGACGGTATGCTATGGCTTGAGCACGGCTATGATCAAGCGGCTGCGATACGCATCCAACTCATTGCGCACGGTTTTAGCACGGTTCGCTCAGTGCGCGATCTGGCTCAAATCGAGCGGGCCAGTGGCGGCCTCAAAGCCTAA
- the prfA gene encoding peptide chain release factor 1, with amino-acid sequence MKQSMQYKLEQLSQRLKELNQLLSKEGVTSDLDQYRKLTREHAELAPLVEHYAQWQHALTDEQTAQEMLADATMRSFAEDELHNARSRMAQLEAELQTMLLPKDPNDERNIFLELRAGAGGDESALFAGTLLRMYLRYAERKRWQVEVISENPSELGGYKEVIIRIIGQGAYSRLKFESGGHRVQRVPETEAQGRIHTSACTVAVMPEADDLGEVEINPADLRIDTYRASGAGGQHINKTDSAVRITHLPSGIVVECQDDRSQHKNKDRALKVLAARIQDQRYHEQQAKEAATRKRLIGSGDRSERIRTYNFPQGRMTDHRVNLTLHKLEALMDGDLDDLINTLISEHQADLLAALGDAN; translated from the coding sequence ATGAAACAAAGTATGCAGTACAAACTTGAGCAGCTCTCGCAGCGGCTTAAGGAATTAAACCAATTACTCAGCAAAGAAGGCGTGACTTCGGACCTTGATCAATACCGAAAACTCACGCGCGAGCATGCCGAGCTAGCGCCATTAGTTGAACATTATGCACAATGGCAGCATGCCCTAACTGATGAACAAACCGCGCAAGAAATGCTCGCGGACGCGACTATGCGCTCATTTGCTGAAGACGAGTTGCACAATGCTCGCTCACGCATGGCGCAGCTTGAGGCAGAACTGCAAACCATGCTCTTGCCTAAAGACCCTAACGACGAGCGCAATATTTTTCTGGAACTTCGCGCAGGAGCCGGCGGTGATGAAAGTGCGCTGTTTGCTGGCACGCTGCTGCGCATGTATCTGCGCTATGCAGAACGCAAACGCTGGCAAGTCGAAGTCATCTCTGAAAACCCCTCCGAACTGGGAGGCTATAAAGAAGTCATTATCCGGATCATCGGTCAAGGCGCTTATTCACGTTTGAAATTTGAATCGGGTGGACATCGCGTGCAACGCGTGCCAGAAACCGAGGCGCAGGGACGAATTCACACCTCTGCTTGTACGGTAGCGGTCATGCCAGAAGCCGACGACTTAGGCGAAGTTGAAATCAATCCCGCTGACCTACGCATCGATACTTACCGCGCATCGGGCGCCGGCGGCCAGCACATTAATAAAACCGATTCAGCAGTCCGCATCACGCATCTACCAAGCGGGATTGTCGTTGAGTGCCAGGATGATCGTTCACAACATAAAAATAAGGACCGCGCCCTAAAAGTGCTCGCTGCGCGCATTCAGGACCAACGCTACCATGAGCAGCAAGCAAAAGAGGCGGCAACGCGCAAGCGCTTGATTGGCTCGGGAGATCGCTCAGAACGCATTCGCACGTATAATTTCCCACAGGGCAGAATGACCGATCACCGGGTTAATCTAACGCTCCATAAACTTGAAGCGTTGATGGATGGGGATCTGGATGATCTCATTAACACGCTGATTAGCGAACATCAGGCAGATTTGCTCGCCGCGCTGGGAGACGCCAATTAA
- a CDS encoding PhoH family protein: protein MPLPTAPTKLGSQLPLDTYQAKARTVKQPQKDTVKQPQKEKAAPAPSVASVPRPPNSTPAPLAANTPPRRRTRGAQPAHQQTSANLARKLFVLDTNVLMHDPSSLFRFEEHDIYLPMMTLEELDDHKKGMSEVARNARQASRTLDALVANASNLLTTGIPLARLGHREAGGHLFFQTQLQPFAPIDGLPPGKADNQILSVVYALQNKHPEQQVILVSKDINMRIKAHALGLPAEDYFNDQVLEDKDLLYSGMLALAPDFWSTHGKGMESWQDTKTGTTLYRITGPQCASFLINQFVYFEPNNGELGLHAQVREINGKTALLQTLRDYNHYKNNVWGITARNREQNFALNLLMDPDVDFVTLLGQAGTGKTLIALAAGLVQVLDDKRYNEIIVTRATVPVGEDIGFLPGTEEEKMLPWMGAFDDNLEVLQKTDSSVGEWGRAATQDLIRSRLKFKSMSFMRGRTFVSKYLIIDEAQNLTPKQMKTLITRAGPGTKIVCLGNIAQIDTPYLTEGSSGMTYVVDRFKGWQHNGHVTLARGERSRLADHASEIL, encoded by the coding sequence ATGCCTTTGCCGACCGCGCCAACCAAACTTGGTAGCCAATTACCGCTTGACACGTATCAAGCCAAGGCTCGTACTGTAAAACAACCCCAAAAAGATACGGTAAAACAGCCCCAAAAAGAAAAAGCGGCGCCTGCGCCCAGTGTTGCCTCTGTGCCACGGCCCCCAAACAGCACGCCGGCGCCTCTTGCCGCCAACACGCCGCCCCGCCGCCGCACGCGTGGCGCTCAGCCGGCTCATCAGCAAACGTCAGCCAATCTTGCTCGTAAACTTTTTGTGCTGGATACCAATGTCTTAATGCACGATCCTTCAAGCCTATTTCGCTTCGAAGAGCACGACATTTATCTGCCAATGATGACGCTCGAAGAGCTTGATGACCACAAAAAAGGCATGTCGGAAGTCGCCCGCAACGCGCGTCAAGCAAGCCGCACGCTCGACGCATTGGTCGCCAATGCCAGTAATTTGCTCACTACCGGTATCCCTTTGGCACGCCTTGGACATCGTGAAGCCGGCGGCCATCTTTTTTTCCAAACGCAGCTGCAACCCTTTGCCCCAATTGATGGTTTACCCCCTGGTAAGGCAGATAATCAGATCCTTAGCGTTGTCTATGCTCTACAAAATAAGCATCCTGAGCAACAGGTTATCTTGGTGTCAAAAGACATCAACATGCGTATTAAAGCGCATGCACTTGGCTTACCGGCTGAAGATTATTTCAATGATCAGGTGCTTGAAGACAAAGATCTTCTGTATTCCGGCATGTTGGCGCTGGCGCCTGACTTTTGGAGCACCCATGGTAAAGGCATGGAAAGCTGGCAAGATACGAAGACCGGCACCACGCTTTACAGAATCACCGGCCCACAATGCGCATCATTCCTCATTAACCAATTTGTTTATTTTGAGCCCAATAACGGCGAACTAGGGTTACACGCACAGGTACGTGAAATTAATGGCAAAACTGCGCTTTTACAAACCTTGCGCGACTATAACCATTATAAAAATAATGTGTGGGGCATCACGGCACGCAACCGCGAACAAAACTTTGCCTTAAATTTGCTGATGGACCCAGACGTTGATTTTGTCACCTTGTTAGGTCAAGCAGGTACGGGTAAGACTTTAATCGCGCTGGCAGCGGGTTTAGTGCAGGTGCTTGATGACAAGCGTTATAACGAAATTATCGTTACCCGGGCGACCGTGCCAGTAGGTGAGGATATTGGTTTTTTGCCAGGCACTGAAGAAGAAAAAATGCTGCCCTGGATGGGCGCCTTTGACGACAACCTGGAAGTTCTCCAGAAAACAGATAGCAGTGTGGGCGAATGGGGCCGAGCAGCAACTCAAGATCTGATTCGTTCACGACTAAAATTTAAGAGTATGAGTTTTATGCGGGGACGCACTTTTGTCAGCAAATACCTGATCATTGATGAAGCACAAAATTTAACGCCCAAGCAGATGAAAACGCTCATCACCCGCGCCGGACCCGGCACCAAAATTGTTTGCCTAGGCAATATCGCACAAATTGACACCCCTTATCTGACTGAAGGCAGTTCTGGCATGACTTATGTCGTAGATCGCTTCAAAGGCTGGCAACATAACGGTCACGTTACGCTCGCACGCGGCGAACGATCTCGCCTAGCGGACCATGCGTCGGAAATCCTTTAA
- a CDS encoding peroxiredoxin has protein sequence MSVALHQAVPEFSAAAISSTLTGLDGELSLSSLRGKNLVLYFYPKDNTPGCTTESQDFRDAYAQFSQANTEIIGISRDSLKSHQNFKTQHNLPFILISDAQEELCSLFDVIKLKNMYGKEVRGIERSTFLLDTQGILRHLWRGVKVPGHVEEVLHAVQALAKA, from the coding sequence ATGTCCGTCGCTCTTCATCAAGCCGTGCCAGAATTCAGTGCAGCCGCTATTAGCAGTACCTTAACCGGATTAGACGGCGAACTCTCGCTCAGCAGCCTACGTGGGAAAAATCTGGTGCTGTACTTTTATCCTAAAGACAACACCCCAGGCTGTACCACCGAGAGTCAGGATTTCCGGGATGCTTATGCCCAATTTAGCCAAGCAAACACCGAAATTATCGGCATTTCTCGTGACAGCTTAAAATCTCATCAGAATTTTAAAACCCAGCACAATTTGCCCTTTATCTTGATTTCAGATGCGCAAGAAGAACTCTGCTCGCTGTTTGACGTCATTAAGCTCAAAAACATGTATGGTAAAGAAGTGCGAGGCATCGAACGCTCGACCTTCTTGCTCGATACGCAAGGCATCTTGCGCCACTTATGGCGCGGCGTCAAAGTACCGGGACACGTTGAGGAAGTATTACACGCTGTGCAAGCGCTCGCAAAAGCGTAA
- a CDS encoding polysaccharide deacetylase family protein — MAQIALKIDVDTLRGTREGVPALARLLERANARATFLFSLGPDHTGWALRRALRPGFLKKVSRTSVLEHYGLKTLLYGVLLPGPDIGRRAAAEMRAVRDAGFECGIHTWDHVRWQDNVRQRERDWTLAQMQKSYARFIEIFGSAPATHGAAGWQMNESAFAQIDAWQMAYASDGRGHSPYRPTLGGQPLAHVQLPTTLPTFDEKLGVNGASAAEVVRQLLALTEPEQAGQDTAQVFTLHAELEGQKLAPAFAELLAGWRAQGHSLVALADYYATLKLDRLPLHPVSWGEVPGRSGELIVQP, encoded by the coding sequence GTGGCTCAGATCGCCCTCAAAATCGACGTTGATACGTTGCGCGGCACGCGTGAAGGCGTGCCAGCGCTCGCTCGTTTATTAGAGCGCGCTAACGCGCGGGCGACCTTCTTGTTTAGCCTGGGTCCGGATCATACCGGCTGGGCATTGCGTCGGGCGCTACGCCCAGGCTTTTTAAAAAAAGTATCACGCACTTCAGTGCTCGAACACTATGGTTTAAAAACCCTCTTGTATGGCGTATTGTTACCCGGCCCAGATATTGGCCGCCGAGCAGCAGCTGAAATGCGCGCCGTGCGCGATGCTGGTTTTGAATGTGGCATTCACACCTGGGATCATGTCCGCTGGCAAGACAATGTGCGTCAGCGCGAACGTGACTGGACGCTAGCCCAGATGCAAAAAAGCTACGCGCGCTTTATAGAAATTTTTGGCTCAGCGCCAGCGACTCACGGCGCCGCCGGCTGGCAAATGAATGAATCTGCTTTTGCCCAAATTGACGCTTGGCAGATGGCCTATGCGTCCGACGGCCGCGGCCACAGTCCATACCGGCCAACGCTGGGTGGCCAGCCGCTAGCCCATGTCCAACTGCCAACAACCTTGCCCACCTTCGATGAGAAATTAGGGGTCAATGGTGCCAGCGCGGCTGAAGTCGTGCGCCAATTGCTCGCGCTGACTGAGCCAGAACAAGCCGGTCAGGATACGGCTCAAGTCTTCACCCTACATGCAGAATTAGAAGGGCAAAAACTCGCGCCGGCTTTTGCCGAACTGCTTGCTGGTTGGCGCGCACAAGGCCACTCATTAGTTGCCTTGGCTGATTATTATGCAACGCTTAAGCTCGATAGATTACCCTTGCACCCTGTCAGTTGGGGGGAAGTCCCTGGACGCTCTGGCGAATTGATTGTGCAGCCCTAA
- a CDS encoding bifunctional UDP-4-keto-pentose/UDP-xylose synthase gives MKKVLILGVNGFIGHHLSKRILSTTDWEVFGMDMQADRLGDLTQHERMHFFEGDITINKEWVEYHIRKCDVILPLVAIATPATYVKQPLRVFELDFEANLPIVRSAVKYGKHLVFPSTSEVYGMCADSEFDPQSSALTYGPINKPRWIYACSKQLMDRVIWAYGMQEGLRFTLFRPFNWIGPGLDSIHTQKEGSSRVVTQFLGHILRGEAINLVDGGLQKRAFTDIDDGIDALVRMIENPADVALGKIYNIGNPKNNFSVRELAQMMLKLAAEFPEYAANAEQVKLVETSSGAYYGDGYQDVQNRVPSIDNTSAELNWKPTIGMDAALRKIFNAYRSHAAEAHTLTA, from the coding sequence ATGAAAAAAGTTCTCATTTTGGGTGTCAATGGCTTCATTGGCCATCATTTATCTAAGCGTATTCTCAGCACAACCGATTGGGAAGTGTTTGGTATGGATATGCAGGCGGATCGCCTGGGGGATCTCACTCAACACGAGAGAATGCATTTCTTTGAAGGCGATATCACGATCAATAAAGAATGGGTTGAATACCATATCCGCAAATGCGACGTGATTCTGCCGCTGGTTGCGATTGCTACGCCTGCGACTTATGTCAAACAGCCATTGCGTGTATTTGAGCTGGATTTTGAAGCCAATTTACCCATCGTTCGCTCAGCCGTTAAATACGGCAAACATCTCGTCTTTCCGTCAACCTCAGAAGTCTATGGCATGTGCGCGGACAGCGAATTCGATCCGCAAAGCTCAGCTCTCACCTATGGTCCAATTAATAAACCACGGTGGATCTATGCTTGCTCAAAGCAATTGATGGATCGTGTGATTTGGGCCTACGGTATGCAAGAAGGATTGCGCTTTACTTTGTTTCGGCCGTTCAACTGGATTGGCCCTGGACTCGACTCAATCCACACCCAGAAAGAAGGTAGCTCACGCGTGGTGACTCAATTCCTCGGCCATATCTTGCGTGGCGAGGCCATCAATCTAGTCGATGGCGGCCTGCAAAAACGTGCTTTTACGGATATTGATGATGGCATTGACGCCCTCGTGCGCATGATTGAGAACCCGGCCGACGTGGCGCTTGGCAAAATCTACAATATTGGCAACCCTAAGAACAATTTCTCAGTGCGAGAACTCGCGCAGATGATGCTCAAACTCGCCGCTGAGTTTCCCGAATACGCGGCTAACGCAGAGCAAGTCAAGCTGGTTGAAACTTCGTCAGGCGCATACTATGGCGACGGCTATCAAGATGTACAAAATCGCGTGCCAAGCATTGATAACACCAGCGCTGAACTTAACTGGAAGCCCACCATTGGCATGGATGCGGCCTTGCGCAAAATTTTCAACGCCTACCGCAGCCATGCTGCCGAAGCACACACTCTAACTGCCTAG
- a CDS encoding formyltransferase, whose product MTVRAVVFAYHQVGVRCLQVLLARGVEVALVVTHQDNPAENIWFDSVAALAAEHRLPTLMPTDGHANELLAAVRAANADFIFSFYYRQMLSPELLALARQGAFNMHGSLLPKYRGRVPVNWAIVQGETQTGATLHEMTAKPDAGAIVAQTAVPILPDDTAAQVFDKVTVAAEQTLWNSLPALLSGTAPRLPNILANGSYFGARKPEDGRIDWRQPAQTVYNLIRAVAPPYPGAFTEINGKRLVIARARLVAVDQLTCPDLPPGLQIVDNTLFGICGDGRAIAIHDLQHQGRSISSAELTEMTNT is encoded by the coding sequence ATGACCGTGCGCGCTGTTGTCTTCGCCTATCATCAAGTTGGGGTGCGTTGTTTGCAAGTGTTGCTGGCGCGCGGCGTGGAAGTGGCCTTGGTCGTAACGCATCAAGATAATCCGGCTGAAAATATCTGGTTTGACAGCGTTGCTGCGCTCGCAGCCGAACACCGACTGCCCACTCTCATGCCCACAGATGGACATGCCAACGAACTACTCGCAGCGGTACGCGCCGCCAACGCCGATTTTATTTTTTCTTTTTATTATCGGCAGATGCTAAGCCCTGAACTGCTGGCACTGGCGCGCCAAGGCGCATTTAATATGCATGGCTCACTTTTACCGAAATATCGCGGCCGCGTACCCGTCAACTGGGCCATCGTGCAGGGTGAAACGCAAACTGGCGCGACACTACATGAAATGACCGCCAAACCTGACGCGGGCGCGATCGTGGCCCAAACGGCTGTGCCTATCTTACCGGATGACACCGCAGCCCAAGTCTTCGATAAAGTCACCGTTGCCGCCGAGCAAACGCTATGGAATAGTTTACCGGCATTACTTTCAGGCACAGCGCCTCGGCTGCCAAACATTCTCGCCAATGGCAGTTATTTCGGCGCCCGTAAACCCGAAGACGGGCGTATCGACTGGCGCCAGCCCGCACAGACGGTCTATAATTTAATTCGCGCGGTGGCCCCGCCTTACCCTGGCGCCTTTACTGAAATAAATGGCAAACGCCTCGTCATTGCCCGCGCCCGGCTCGTCGCAGTTGATCAGTTAACCTGCCCTGATTTGCCGCCAGGCCTACAGATAGTGGATAATACGCTATTTGGCATATGCGGCGATGGCCGTGCTATTGCTATTCACGATTTGCAGCACCAAGGACGCTCTATTAGCTCGGCTGAGCTCACAGAGATGACGAATACTTAG